One genomic region from Candidatus Cloacimonadota bacterium encodes:
- a CDS encoding adenosylhomocysteinase: MDYKVADINLAGFGRREIELAEAEMPGLMALRKKYADSKPLQGARITGSLHMTVQTAVLIETLLQLGAQVRWASCNIFSTQDHAAAAIAAGGTPVFAWKGETQQEYWECTLNALSWPNGGPDLIVDDGGDATLMVHEGVRLEKEFAQSGKLPEATAENREMRLVQELLIRELSKDAQKWQRIAKNLRGVSEETTTGVNRLYQTLSEGGLLFPAINVNDSVTKSKFDNLYGCRESLADGIKRGTDVMVAGKVVMVCGFGDVGKGCAQSMRGFGARVVVSEIDPICALQAAMEGYEVNTVEEMLDEADIFVTATGNCDVIRVEHMLKMKNNAIVCNIGHFDNEIQVDALFATDGVTRENIKPQVDKINLPTGQSIILLSEGRLVNLGNATGHPSFVMSCSFTNQVLAQLALWQSKHEIGVYTLPKLLDEEVASLHLDKLGVKLTSLTPTQAKYINVPLAGPFKPERYRY; the protein is encoded by the coding sequence ATGGATTATAAGGTTGCCGATATTAATCTGGCAGGATTTGGACGCCGGGAAATTGAACTGGCGGAAGCGGAAATGCCAGGCTTGATGGCTTTGCGCAAAAAATACGCGGACAGCAAACCGCTGCAGGGTGCCCGCATCACAGGAAGCCTCCACATGACGGTGCAAACCGCTGTCCTCATCGAAACTCTCCTCCAGCTTGGCGCTCAGGTTCGCTGGGCGAGCTGCAACATTTTTTCCACCCAAGACCACGCTGCCGCAGCAATCGCCGCTGGAGGCACGCCTGTTTTCGCTTGGAAGGGGGAAACCCAGCAGGAATACTGGGAATGCACGCTTAACGCGCTTTCCTGGCCAAATGGAGGGCCTGACCTCATCGTTGACGATGGGGGAGACGCCACTCTCATGGTTCATGAGGGAGTCCGTTTGGAAAAGGAATTTGCTCAAAGCGGAAAACTGCCTGAAGCCACAGCGGAAAACCGTGAAATGCGTTTGGTTCAGGAACTTCTGATTCGTGAACTTTCCAAGGATGCTCAAAAATGGCAGCGTATCGCCAAAAACCTCAGGGGTGTCAGCGAAGAAACAACCACCGGCGTGAACCGGCTCTATCAAACACTTTCTGAAGGTGGCTTGCTTTTTCCAGCCATCAACGTGAACGATTCCGTCACAAAATCGAAGTTCGACAACCTCTATGGCTGCCGCGAATCTTTGGCGGATGGCATCAAACGCGGAACGGATGTGATGGTGGCGGGAAAAGTGGTTATGGTTTGCGGTTTTGGCGATGTGGGCAAAGGTTGCGCCCAGTCCATGCGTGGCTTTGGCGCCAGGGTTGTGGTCAGCGAAATTGACCCCATCTGTGCCCTTCAAGCCGCGATGGAAGGCTATGAAGTGAACACCGTTGAGGAAATGCTTGATGAGGCGGACATCTTTGTGACCGCCACTGGAAACTGTGATGTTATCCGCGTGGAACACATGTTAAAGATGAAAAACAACGCCATCGTTTGTAATATCGGGCATTTCGACAATGAAATCCAAGTGGATGCGCTGTTTGCCACCGATGGCGTCACCCGGGAAAACATCAAACCTCAGGTGGACAAAATCAACCTTCCCACAGGTCAATCCATCATTTTGCTCAGCGAAGGTCGTTTGGTGAATTTGGGCAACGCCACAGGACACCCATCTTTCGTGATGAGCTGTTCTTTCACCAATCAGGTCTTGGCGCAGCTTGCTCTTTGGCAAAGCAAACACGAAATCGGGGTTTACACCCTGCCCAAACTTTTGGATGAAGAAGTGGCAAGTCTGCATCTGGACAAACTTGGCGTTAAACTAACTTCTCTCACTCCAACTCAGGCCAAATATATAAACGTCCCTCTTGCAGGACCCTTCAAGCCTGAGCGCTATCGCTATTGA
- the pnp gene encoding polyribonucleotide nucleotidyltransferase has protein sequence MHNFNIVKRELDFCGRPLYVETGRMAKQANGSVYVRYGGTSVLVTASMSKEPVENQDFFPLTVDYIEKMYASGKIPGGFFKREARPTTDATLSARVIDRSIRPLFPEGFRHQVHVVLNVLSYDGENDPSSLGVFGASLALTLSDIPFHGPIAGVKVGQVDGQLVLNPLQSQMKESSKMNLYVAASATSVVMIESSALELSEETMLDAVYTGHEEIKKLCALQLDMQSEVGKEKVEVELLGIPEEIMSRVESGYGAQIAESAMILGKQERQDAFDAAEAEMIAQYLDEKDEEFEQQEKWHKAAFEELIRRHVRDSILYKQHRVDGRGLDDIRPITCEIDVLPVVHGSALFTRGETQSLGTITLGGGSDEQVIDGLEEEYKKNFYLHYNFPPFSVGEAGRMGAVGRRELGHGNLAERALTAVLPDRETFPYTLRIVADTLESNGSSSMASICSGCLAMMAGGVPIKAPVAGIANGLIMEGEKYVVLTDIVGLEDHLGDMDFKCAGTRNGITAMQMDIKIEGITKDIMRIALEKAKAARLSILDKMQALIPEPREDLAPTAPRIEAFKIPVDKIGEVIGPSGKMIKSIIEACQVQIDIEDDGTVRILSPDKASITMAMEMVKGIAIDPEVGEEFEGPVTRIEPYGVFVKILNGAKEGMVHVSQMHTSRIGHPEDMVKLGDIVHVKSLGMDKGKLALTMKGVEGNPEPDPNAPKHERPPRRDDNRNDRGRNDRRSGGRGGSGGGNSGGGYRRR, from the coding sequence ATGCATAACTTCAACATCGTCAAGCGTGAGCTTGACTTTTGCGGACGTCCTCTATATGTGGAAACAGGCCGCATGGCAAAACAAGCCAATGGCAGCGTGTATGTCCGCTATGGCGGAACATCTGTGTTGGTGACCGCCTCCATGAGCAAAGAGCCGGTGGAAAACCAGGATTTCTTTCCGCTCACGGTGGATTATATCGAAAAAATGTATGCCAGCGGGAAAATCCCCGGTGGTTTCTTCAAACGTGAAGCCCGGCCAACAACGGACGCGACGCTTTCCGCCCGCGTTATCGACCGCAGCATCCGTCCCCTCTTTCCAGAAGGTTTTCGTCACCAGGTTCACGTTGTTTTGAACGTGCTTTCCTATGACGGTGAAAACGACCCCAGCTCGCTTGGCGTCTTTGGAGCCTCGCTGGCGCTGACTCTTTCAGACATTCCTTTCCACGGCCCCATCGCCGGCGTGAAAGTTGGTCAGGTGGATGGGCAGTTGGTTTTGAACCCCCTCCAAAGCCAGATGAAAGAATCTTCCAAGATGAATCTGTATGTCGCAGCTTCCGCCACCTCGGTGGTGATGATTGAATCCTCCGCTTTGGAATTGAGCGAGGAAACCATGCTGGACGCTGTTTATACCGGACATGAAGAGATTAAAAAGCTCTGCGCGCTTCAGTTGGATATGCAAAGTGAAGTTGGCAAAGAGAAGGTGGAAGTGGAACTGCTGGGCATTCCGGAAGAGATTATGTCCCGCGTGGAATCCGGATATGGCGCTCAGATTGCGGAATCTGCCATGATTTTGGGCAAACAGGAACGCCAGGACGCCTTTGACGCTGCCGAAGCGGAGATGATTGCCCAGTATCTGGACGAAAAAGACGAGGAATTTGAGCAGCAGGAAAAATGGCACAAAGCGGCTTTCGAAGAACTGATTCGCCGCCATGTGCGTGATTCCATCCTCTACAAGCAACATCGCGTGGACGGACGTGGCTTGGATGATATCCGCCCCATCACCTGCGAAATCGATGTTCTGCCCGTGGTTCACGGTTCAGCCCTTTTCACCCGCGGTGAAACCCAATCCCTGGGAACCATCACCCTGGGCGGTGGAAGCGACGAACAGGTGATTGATGGCTTGGAAGAAGAATACAAGAAAAACTTTTATCTTCATTATAATTTCCCGCCTTTCAGCGTCGGCGAAGCTGGCAGAATGGGCGCAGTGGGACGACGTGAACTGGGTCATGGAAACCTTGCCGAACGCGCTCTCACAGCCGTTTTGCCGGACCGTGAAACTTTCCCATACACCTTGCGGATTGTGGCAGACACCTTGGAATCCAACGGTTCTTCATCCATGGCCTCCATCTGCAGCGGCTGTTTGGCAATGATGGCTGGCGGCGTGCCCATCAAGGCGCCTGTGGCTGGCATCGCAAACGGCCTCATCATGGAAGGTGAAAAATATGTGGTTTTGACAGACATTGTTGGCTTGGAAGACCACCTTGGCGACATGGATTTCAAATGTGCCGGAACCCGTAACGGTATCACTGCCATGCAGATGGATATCAAGATTGAAGGCATCACCAAAGACATCATGCGCATCGCCCTCGAAAAAGCGAAAGCGGCAAGACTGTCGATTTTGGACAAGATGCAGGCGCTGATTCCTGAACCCAGGGAAGACCTGGCTCCCACAGCTCCACGCATCGAAGCCTTCAAAATCCCCGTGGATAAAATCGGCGAAGTTATCGGGCCGAGCGGAAAGATGATAAAATCCATCATCGAAGCCTGCCAGGTTCAGATTGACATCGAAGACGACGGCACAGTGCGCATCCTTTCTCCGGACAAGGCTTCCATCACCATGGCAATGGAGATGGTGAAAGGGATTGCCATCGACCCCGAAGTGGGAGAGGAATTTGAAGGTCCCGTCACCCGCATCGAACCCTACGGTGTTTTTGTGAAGATTCTGAACGGTGCCAAGGAAGGCATGGTTCACGTTTCCCAGATGCACACATCGCGCATCGGACATCCCGAAGATATGGTGAAACTGGGCGACATCGTCCACGTGAAATCACTGGGCATGGACAAAGGAAAACTGGCGCTCACCATGAAAGGTGTGGAAGGAAACCCTGAACCAGACCCCAACGCACCCAAACATGAAAGACCACCGCGCCGGGATGACAACCGCAACGACCGCGGCCGCAATGACAGACGCTCTGGCGGACGTGGTGGCAGTGGTGGTGGCAACAGTGGCGGCGGATACCGCAGAAGATAA
- the rpsO gene encoding 30S ribosomal protein S15: MALDPAAKTAIMAEFKLHESDTGSPEVQIALLTRRIKDITEHLKVHSKDFSTRRGLLKLIGQRRRLLDYLKRKDINRYREIIKALEIRK; this comes from the coding sequence ATGGCACTTGACCCTGCGGCCAAAACGGCTATCATGGCAGAGTTTAAACTCCATGAATCAGACACCGGTTCGCCCGAAGTCCAGATTGCTTTGCTCACACGTCGGATTAAAGATATCACCGAACATCTGAAAGTGCACAGCAAGGATTTCAGCACCAGACGCGGACTGTTGAAACTGATCGGGCAAAGAAGGCGCCTGCTTGATTATCTGAAGCGGAAAGACATCAATCGCTACCGCGAGATTATCAAAGCGCTGGAAATCCGAAAATAA
- the arcC gene encoding carbamate kinase has product MKKTAVLALGGNAIIKVGEKGTISEQFKNTRDSLSGIVELIRQGYRLAITHGNGPQVGNLLRQQEAGEKEGIAPLPLGVLNAATEGSMGYMIEQSLQNSLHKLGLEKKVITIISQVEVDRNDPSMLNPSKYVGSSYYSAEEAEDLRKNLGWTLREDAGKGWRRVVPSPLPQRIIPAEIIRELVQRGEIVIAVGGGGVPVYTQEDGSLEGLDAVVDKDFASALLALNIEADLFVILTGVDKVAVDYGKPSQRDLDSLNLEEARRFFDEGHFPPGSMGPKIKAAIDFLERGGREVLITSIERIADAFAGKTGTRITP; this is encoded by the coding sequence ATGAAGAAAACAGCAGTTCTTGCCCTGGGCGGAAACGCAATCATCAAGGTCGGAGAAAAAGGAACGATTTCCGAGCAATTCAAAAATACCCGTGATTCCCTGAGCGGAATTGTGGAACTTATCCGCCAAGGCTACCGCCTCGCCATCACCCACGGAAATGGGCCTCAAGTGGGAAACCTTCTCCGCCAGCAGGAAGCGGGTGAAAAGGAAGGCATAGCGCCTCTGCCGCTGGGGGTTTTAAACGCGGCGACGGAAGGCTCGATGGGCTATATGATTGAACAAAGCCTCCAAAACAGCCTCCACAAGCTTGGCTTGGAAAAAAAGGTTATCACCATTATTTCACAGGTTGAAGTTGACAGGAATGACCCCAGTATGCTCAATCCCAGCAAATATGTTGGCAGCAGTTATTACAGCGCCGAAGAGGCTGAGGATTTGAGAAAAAACCTGGGCTGGACGCTGCGTGAAGACGCTGGCAAAGGCTGGCGGCGTGTGGTTCCTTCGCCGCTTCCTCAAAGGATTATCCCTGCCGAAATCATTCGCGAATTGGTTCAACGGGGTGAAATCGTCATCGCTGTGGGCGGGGGTGGGGTTCCGGTTTACACCCAGGAAGATGGCAGCCTGGAAGGGCTTGACGCTGTGGTTGACAAGGATTTTGCCAGCGCACTTTTGGCGCTCAATATCGAGGCTGACCTTTTTGTCATCCTCACCGGAGTGGATAAAGTGGCGGTCGATTATGGCAAGCCCAGCCAGCGGGATTTGGACAGCCTCAATTTGGAAGAGGCGCGAAGATTTTTTGACGAAGGACATTTTCCTCCCGGAAGCATGGGTCCCAAAATCAAAGCCGCCATCGATTTCCTCGAACGTGGCGGACGCGAGGTGCTCATCACTTCCATCGAAAGGATTGCGGACGCCTTCGCCGGGAAAACCGGAACACGCATCACTCCCTGA
- a CDS encoding GTPase, whose translation MKRKVIIMGAAGRDFHNFNVYFRDNEDYDVVAFTATQIPGIDDKKYPAELAGKLYPNGIEILPEAELKALIEKHNVDLVVLSYSDLLYDDVMHKASLVNAAGADFMLMGTKSTMIKTDKPLITVCAVRTGCGKSQTTRTIIEALKAKGRKVVSIRHPMPYGDLVKQKVQRFAEIEDLKKHDCTIEEMEEYEPHIMMNSVIYAGVDYEAILREAEKEADVIIWDGGNNDIPFYSSDKQLNVVVADPHRPGDEISYYPGETNILLADVVVINKIDSADLDGITEVRENVRAINPKAKIVDAASPLTVDKIDIIAGKRVLVVEDGPTLTHGNMPYGAGMVAAEKYGAAEFVDPRPYAVGEIAETFEKYPDIGDLLPAMGYSAQQIKDLEETINATECEGVVIATPIDLRRIVNIKHPACQVSYDLQEIGHPTLADLLEDF comes from the coding sequence ATGAAACGCAAAGTAATCATCATGGGAGCAGCCGGGAGAGATTTCCACAATTTCAACGTCTACTTCCGCGACAATGAGGATTATGATGTCGTGGCCTTCACCGCCACACAGATTCCAGGGATTGACGACAAAAAATATCCCGCCGAACTGGCTGGCAAGCTCTATCCGAATGGCATTGAGATTTTGCCCGAAGCCGAGCTGAAAGCTTTAATCGAAAAGCACAACGTTGATTTGGTGGTGCTTTCCTACAGTGACCTTCTCTATGACGACGTGATGCACAAAGCGTCACTGGTCAACGCCGCTGGAGCAGATTTTATGCTGATGGGCACAAAATCCACGATGATTAAGACGGACAAGCCGCTGATCACGGTTTGCGCGGTGCGCACCGGTTGTGGAAAATCCCAGACCACCCGCACTATCATCGAAGCCCTGAAAGCAAAGGGACGCAAAGTTGTTTCCATTCGCCACCCCATGCCCTATGGCGACCTTGTGAAACAAAAAGTTCAACGCTTTGCCGAAATTGAAGACCTGAAAAAACACGATTGCACCATTGAAGAAATGGAAGAATATGAGCCGCATATCATGATGAACAGCGTGATTTACGCCGGGGTGGATTATGAAGCCATCCTGCGTGAAGCGGAAAAAGAAGCCGACGTGATTATCTGGGACGGCGGAAATAACGATATTCCATTCTATAGCTCTGACAAACAGCTCAACGTGGTGGTTGCAGACCCCCATCGCCCCGGAGATGAGATTTCCTATTATCCTGGTGAAACCAATATCCTCCTCGCGGATGTGGTTGTGATCAACAAAATCGACAGTGCCGATTTGGATGGCATCACCGAGGTTCGGGAAAATGTTCGCGCCATCAACCCCAAGGCCAAGATTGTTGACGCGGCTTCTCCGCTGACAGTGGATAAAATCGATATTATCGCCGGCAAAAGAGTGTTGGTGGTGGAAGACGGTCCCACTCTCACCCACGGAAACATGCCCTACGGCGCTGGAATGGTGGCTGCGGAGAAATATGGCGCCGCGGAATTTGTTGACCCCCGTCCCTACGCGGTTGGTGAGATTGCCGAAACCTTTGAAAAATATCCGGATATCGGCGATTTGCTTCCCGCCATGGGCTATAGCGCCCAGCAAATCAAGGACTTGGAAGAGACCATCAACGCCACCGAATGTGAGGGCGTGGTGATTGCCACTCCGATCGACCTGCGTCGTATCGTGAACATCAAACATCCCGCTTGCCAGGTGAGCTATGACCTCCAGGAAATCGGACATCCCACCCTCGCCGACCTCCTTGAGGATTTCTAA